The Castor canadensis chromosome 12, mCasCan1.hap1v2, whole genome shotgun sequence genome contains the following window.
CTGTACTGTTCTCACTGATCCTGAGTGGTCCAGAGCAAATCAGGTGTCATCAAATGTTCAGCCTGAGTCTTTTCTTagccacattttttttgtttacaaGACATAGAGCACTTGTAACATACACTAATTTTATAGCTACTATATGACCTGCTCATTGCAAAGGACTCTGGGAGATGAACAAGAGgaaataattgaaatttcattGCCTCTCCTCTCCAACTTCTTACCTTACTCTGCTGTACCCATCTATTATCTCTCATTTAAAACAATGAATGGATCTTCAGTATGCCCTGTTCCCTACTATTCTGGAATCATAAGGTCAATACATTCTACTGAGAACATGGCTGCTGCAGAGTTACAATACTTGTTTTCACACACATCTTGGTTCCTTGTTGACCAGTTGGTCTAACATCACTCCAAGAATCCTAGTGGAAGGGTTCTTGTTTGCATGgagtaaaaaaatcacaaaattaaatagaaaaattcataaaCTTGTGCATGGAGAGAAGGACTCAGTGTTAAAAATTCCCAGCATCATGTGAGCCATGAAAGCCAGGCAGAGATAGCCCAAGTCTCAGGGCTTCTGGTGATATTAGGTAGCATCACTTCTGCTTTCCAAGTTGTCTATGATCAAAATTCTGGAATTTGTTCATTGTGGGACTTACTTGTCATCTAGTGACAAGTCTGTGACATCAACAACTTACAGGATTTTCAGTTTGGGGTATGGATGTATGGACTGGACTGTGAATTTCTTTACTTATATTCATGAAGCTTATCCTAGTCGCTGCACCACTGGATCAGATTCTGTAGAAACCCAAATGAATTAACTTCTCAGTAAATGGGCTTATTTGTTAAGAACAAAGACTGTCAGTGCACAAGGAATTCAGTAGAGATAATGGTCATAGGGTTGTTAAATGTTGAGGTTTTGGGAACCACTTGAGATTCCAAATACATGCTCGTTTACAAAGAGAAGGGGGGCACTGAGGAAGCCTGTCTGATGCAATGGTTGGGGTGGTCAGAGACTGAAGGAAGTAAGCCCTGATCTCTTAATCCAACCTCAACTTTCCCATCCTAGAAACCTTAAGTGTGTCTTTAATAGTATTAAATGATTGTAAGTATCTTCTTACAATAGTTCCATGGTTTCTTATTCATAAATTTTTGTTGCTACTTATGGAAAACCAATGGCAAAAGTTGTATTAACTTCATAAAGTCATGAAGACATTACAGGAAACAGACAAATTTCTAACCATAGGTGTGCAGTTTCATGATAGGAGAAATCAGTTTTCACAAAACCCTTTCACACATGTTTCCTCCAGATCGTCCTATTTATATGCAATTCATCAGGCAAGAGAAGGTAATTGGATTTTTTAGTTTGGATCTCACATTGTCATTGTCCATTGCTCCTATATTTGACAATAAAAAATGATGCATCTTCAGTCTCCATGACACTGATTGTggaagtgaaattatttttccaCCCACCTTAGAATCATGTCAGGAACACCAGGGTGCAGACATAATTctctaatgataagatttcagaaACTCTTAATGGTTCTGTTGATGACTCAAGGAGCTCATGTAATATACATAGAACACTAGAGAAAGCAAAAAGTGAACATagtataaaagcaaacaaaatacaaTTAACTACATTGTGAAAGTATGTCAATCCCCTCATTCTTTAAGGAGTCAGGTCCATCATCAACAGTGGAGATGAAACCAGAATGTCTCCTCCTTCAGATGAACTACTGATCAGGTATTCAAGTGTatttgaagtgtccttcttttaatattaacaataCTTTAAGTAATCATAACACAAGGTATCACACAGTCCTTGAAAACTAGGAAAGGCAAATATGCCTCAGAAAACTTTAAGGACTTGTATTCAGGTTTGGGGTCTCTGCCTGGCTTAATGGCTGTTGGTCTTAGAAGATTCTCTCTCAAGTATAACTCATGGAGGATGAGGATGTAGCAATATGCTCCGGCCAACAGAATGAGGTCATTCCTATCACAACAGTGCATACTTGAATGTGACTTGCACATATCATTTTCCTTAAGGCTGTGGCACAGAGGAAGAGAAACTacatttacttttcttgtttcaCCTTCACTTATTTCCCCTCTATTTTGGTTGGGATCCCCTCATGTTggtcacataaaataaaatgcattttccaCATTATATGAGATGCATGGGGTAGATACACTAGGATACTGTAGAAATAATAGAACACCTACTCCCAACTCTACTGTAAGTAAAGAGCCAACAGCACCAACAAGGACAGTTAATTAGAAGACTGACACCCAGTGCCTCAgctcttttcttttgtaatattcTTCTAGCAACCACATCCTAATCACAGAAATCCAAGACATTATTTCTAAAATCATACATTATTCCTGGATTTattcttcttctgttttatttgaactcttcatttcttctttgtcaCTTCCcatttttttacttatatttacttatatttgttttttacttatatttgtttttttacttatatttgtTCTCTCTTTGTACATTGGGCCAGTCCTGCCTCTTTGATTGATGTACTCCATTCACTTTTCAGCCTGTTCCCTCCTGTCAACATCTTTGGGAATGAGCTGGATCACTAGGTAGAAATAACATAGACACAGGTTTTAGAGTATTGGGAAAAATTAACAGCACGTGTGGGCAGCATCTTTGAGctatcttagattttttttttacattctgatATATTCTAAGTTCTCTGAACATTCATTGAATAAGAAATCATTTCtttgcatgcacatgtgtgaCAATTAAATAGAGTCTTTGTTCTTCTataggaatgtaaaataatatGATAGTTCTAAAATGCTGTCTGGAAATTCTGTGTTAACTGAAATGATTAAGCATACTCAATATGGAGTATAATAGTTACTGCATAGTTATATAATGAAGAAAAGCCAACATCTATATCCACATAAAACCTTCCAAATGATTTTTCATAGGAGCATTACTGAAACACCTAAATGAGACAATGCAAATTTGAATGTAttgatgaatgaaaaaataaaatctggtatacttataaaatggaatattatttctcTATACAAATTACTTAATACTGATATATTAAAAACCTGGATGAACCAGAAAACATCATGATAGGTAGAATAAAGTAATCAGAATAGAACATTTGTAGTATTATACTTTTTCTGCAAATTATCCATACTAGTCAAATCTATGAAAGCAGAAATTAGATTATTGATTACCTGAGTCTGACTGCCTGTGAAGATGGGGAAAAAGGGAGTAACTCTGAGGTGAACATAGTTTCTATTGGTGGTGATGAGTATGTGCTAAAATTGACTGCAGTGATGATGGTACAACTAGCAATATGCTAAAATCCATTAACGTACAATTTGAATACTTGCATTATATGATACATGCATTATATTTCAATGAAGATGTTTAATACATAATCTGTGGGTCACGAACAAAGGGATCTTAGGCAAGCAATGtcaaatatatgaataatataaacaaaaaagtgaTTTTTAGTTCCATAACTGGAACATTTTATTCTTACATGGGCTTgtaatatattcacatataaacTATCGTTAACATTACAAGAAACTTTTTACTAAAATGTAGTAACTAAGGActtgggatgcagctcagtgtagagcatttgcctagagcTTATGAGGCCCAAAGACCTAATCCTCAACACTACGAACAAACCAACTAAATGAAAAATGGCATAATTAGAATACTCTGTGATCCTCTTTCACCAAGTAAATGTCCTCGAATACTGCCTATCATCTCTCTGTCTATATCTTTCTCATCTCATGTCTGGATTGCATCTAAGTTGTTTCATCTTTTAGTAAGTACAATTAACAGTGGCTTTAATCCACAGGTGTGgctagaaaacattttcaatcaTTGTTATCTGTGGCATTGgagattgaatccaaggccttaGGTAtcctaggcaagcagtctacctaTCTGATCCATGATCCCAtcccttttgattttatttgttttttgaggtagggtcttgctacctttgccACGGCTGCCCTCTAACTCCTTATCCTCATGCCTCTTCCTGGTGTttacctggaattacaggcatgaaacccCTCACCTGGTTCAAAGATAGATTTTTAATAGAAGAAACCAGGAAATGTTCTCTCTGCTAGGTTTTTTCCCTCAATACAAGTTTTCATGATGGAGAGTGGAGGATTAGTTTCTGAGGCTTCCCACAACACAAATTTGTTGTAAAATAACAAAAGCTTACTCTCTCTCTAGATAGTAGGTCACAGAGGGTTGTCTCATTGGAAATGCACTGCACCACTTACAACCTAATAGTCAGAACTTCACAGTAATTTACACTGATAGAGTCAGGCTGACTCCTTACTTTCACTTTTCCTTGCATGTGCATTACATCCTGCTAGAGGAGACATTAACGAAGGGTGCTTCACATTTGAATGTAAGGGGCCATGAATTTGAAAAAAGTGATATTGTCTGGCTTTGGAGTTTTCTGCAATTTAGTGTATATATTCCTTGAAGTACCTATTAAGACTTCTAACAAATGTTTTGTTAAAATATGTTGTGCACAATAACAATCCAAAGTGATTATTTCTACCATGGATCTGataattaggaaataaaatgatatttttttctgagcCAGTAATACTATATAAAAGATCCCTTTTTTACAAATTGTggtaaataaatagaatattaaattattaatatattattaaatcatttttgttactttatttGTACATTGCATTGACACTGACAATATTTACATTGTGTATTTACAATGATAGCAATtagtttaaaaacttttttcattttgaaaaacttaAAGTCTGTATAATATAAACAATAATGTCCTGCCTACTAACCCTAGCCCCTTTCAACAACAATTGCATGGCactatttctataaattttattacTCTAGACACCTCATGTAATATGATTTGTCTGTTTGGGCTGTATTATTTCATATAGCAAAATGTCCTCTGTGTTTAGCTGTTCTATAATATGAGTCcgcatttccttaatttttaagtCTGAATGACAGTCCATTATTAGTATATAACTCATCCATAGATAAACATTTTGGATACTTTAAATAGTGCTGATCTGAATGACAGTGTATAAATAATCTCTCAATCTTCTCAATTTTGGGGGAGATGTATGACCAAATGTTAAGTTCTAAATCATATGatgcatatatttttaaacatttgagcAGCAGTCATTCTGCTTCTCATAGCACATGGATCATGTGACATTCCCACAAACAATGGGCACATGAGAtcttctttctccacatcctgggTCATACTGGTGATTCTTGTGTGTGCATATCCTCAGGGGTATGGCGTGTTATCTCACAATGGTTTTATTTGCAGTTCCCCAGGAGTAatgtttttctctaaaatttaatCTGTTTACTCACAATGCAGAAATTAtcgaaaaaaatccatataaGTACTTTTTTGCCTTTAATTAGATATTTTTGTCCTATtggtctctttttttgttttcctttgttttgataTCAACTTGTAGgagatatatttatatactgaGGATTAACTCCACATCAGGTAAATAACTTAGAAAGATTGTTTCCTTTCCACATGTTACATTTCCATGCTGTTTATCGTGTcctgaaaggccctgggtttttaAATTCTAAAGTATTTCAACTTACTGTTTTTTCTAtagtttcctgtgcttttggtgtaAAGGTGCCATTTTTAAAGgccatactttctttttttatgctgAGATAGTAGTAGTCTGAAAATTGAATTATCCTTTTGTCACTAAACTATCTGGATATGCAGAGACACTACCTTGTTCTGCACAGCCTTCACTACATAGTGAAGAGTTCCTGGAAAGCTGTTGATAATTATCTATGATGGTTCAGGTAAGGGTATACACTCCACACCTTTTGTTCTATGAGGTACAGCACATAGGAACAAATCAGTCCCCACTACAATCCTCCCATGATTTTTTGGTTTCAGTATGGATGACATGGAAGGTTCTTCATTTCTTCTGGCAGGTCCAAAAGATAGCAGTTTAAGTAGAAAATAAAGGACTGTGAACCATCAGTGTTCTAGGTTATAAAGATCAAGTCCACCATGCAGAAAGGAATCCATTACGGGATATTGAATTACTCAGATGCTATTGGGAAGTCATATGCAACAGACTCCAGGAAAGACACTACAGTCTATCCAAGAATACCACCGTTGATTTAGCCTGTGGGTGGAACCCTGCTGCCTGTAGCTCCAGACTCATTTCAACTACTTAATCCTCCATGGCTGATAACACTGAGTACTTATTTTTGTGTTCATGGATGTGCACATTAACAGTCACATGATCGGTCAAGGGAGGGCTCAATGGTTGGCTCTATTACAGAGTGCTGAGCTTATCTCCAGCCAATGGATTTCCTGGATCCGGGACCAGGGCTTTAGGACAATAACCACCCAGGGAATGGCATTTCATAACAAGGCAACGAGCAGACAAAATCTGCACACCAAAATGTAATGGTGAATTTAAAACTGGTCATATTTAATACAGATTTTATCCTTTCATTTTGGCCATCACTAAAGTTTCCAaaagtcttcatttcttttaaatgtctAGGTATTTGAAAATACCATATACAGACAGTTATATTTTCATCCCTTATAGTTGACCAAACTTTTTCAAATTTACTGCATTGAGTTGAAAATCAAGCCTACTGAATTTTCAATATGTGGCATAACATGCAGATTATGTTAAATGGatgcaaggaagaaaagaaaatctcctTAGTGTAGCAAACTGACTCCTAACCTATACCTTCTGGAACTTCTATAGATCCCCTTTCCTCTTGCCAAAATGCAGATTCTCATTCATTTTGAAGTTGGCTCTGATCTTTTCCACGTTTAAAGTGTTCTGTGTGATATTCACTGTGCTGTAGGCATCTAGAGGTTTGTTGAGTAGAGAGTTGCTTTATATTAAGATAAAAAATGATTGATAGGTTCACTATTaagattttctgctgtttttatttagttttgctcTTGGGCAAGAAAAAGTTTCTGCTTGTTTgcaaattattataaatttcaggattttttttcatttctctgcttaGTCAATGAGTTCATAGAGTTTTTTTTGCTATGGTCCTATTCTTGCTGGAAAAACTTGCAGGCATGCCCCAGAATGCCAGCATTCTTAACTGGCAAAATTCTGAAAGTTGTATAAATGTGAGCATGATtgtgttttattaaaatgaatttcatcTGAAGATGCCTATGTACTTGAGTCCTTATTTAATAACTGGCAACCCAAACTACACCATAATTGAATAAGCCAATTTAGCAGCAAACTTTTTTGTCAAATAGCTGAATTATAGACAATCACAGCAGAGAGTTTCAATAACAATCAGCCAACAGCtcagaaaatgttaaaatgaagcAAATATGAGATGTAAACAATCAAGATATGTCATCCTCACTTATGATTTTAGTCCAAATATTAGAATTTATGGGATTATTAATCAGAATTCTCCACACTTCTGCTTGTTTGGAGGAGTGTTCaattaattacttttttctttgctcAAATCAACTCAGGTAAATGTAATTTTTCTAAGATTTTCTGTATACTTGATACAGTCAGCTATCATCCTCATCAATTCCAAAAGCATATTCTCCACCACTGTTTGCCCTCTATAAAGTCCTGAATACTACTGCATAAAAGGCCCTTGTAGAAATCAAAAGTCAGAAGAGGATGATTCAATATGACACCAACAGATGGTACATGGATAGAGAGCAAGACTAACAAATCACTTGTGAGCAGCTGTCAGCAGCTGAAGGCATCAGAACTCCATGCCTGAACTTTATAGACAGTACAGAGCACCACAGGGTTAAAAAGCTTGTACTTTCATTGTCACGTGAGACAGTGTTTAGGGGGAAGTAACAGAGAATTCCTTTTTTCTAGTGTTGATTTTATTCAATAGCGTAGTCATATTTAAAAGGTTGTAGctctcaggagcagagatcaggaggatcatggtttgaagccagcccagagtGTTACTACCTGTGGATGCCACTGTTGATATGGAAAAAATTGAGGAAATGTTTGCTGGTCTGCATATTGTTAACCGTTCCTTGGCACCTAAAGAGCCCACTTATCTGCTTGGTATAGACACATCAAAGACTGTACAAGCAGGAAAAGGAAGCTTGGTTGCAGTTTTATGTTCTAATGGATCAATAAGAATACATGATAAAGAAACGCTGAATATACTGCGAGAATTCAGTGGATATCCAGGACTTCTTAGTGGAGTCAAATTTGGAAATTCCTGTAACAGTGTATATTCAGCAAGTACTGATGGCACTGTGAAATGCTGGGATGCTCGAGTAGCCAGTGAAAAGCCTACTCAGCTGTTCAAGGGTTACCCTTCCAATATTTTCATCAGTTTTGATATCAACTGTAAGGACCATGTCATTTGTGCTGGCACAGAAAAAGTTGATGATGATGCATTGTTGGTATTTTGGGATGCAAGAATTAATTCTCAGGATTTTTCTACTGCTAGAGACCCGCTTGGTGCCTATTCAGAGACACATAGTGATGATGTCACTCAAGTATGCTTCCATCCCAGCAATCCCAACATGGTTGTCTCAGGTTCAACTGATGGCCTGGTAAATGTATTTGATATTAGTGCTGATGATGAAGAGGATGCCCTGCTTGCAACCTGTAACTCAGCATCATCAGTAAGCCATATTGGTTGGTCTGGAAAAGATTATAAACAGATTTACTGCATGACACATGATGAAGGATTTTGTTGGTGGGATCTCAATCACTTGGCTACTGATGAACCAATTACACGTTTGAATATCCAAGACGTCAGAGAAGTAATTGATGTGAAAGAAGGTAATTTGGACTGTTTGATTGGTGGCTTATATCATGAGAAGATGAATAAATTATTTGTTGTTGGAGGTGCAAACACAGGAAGGATTCATTTAATGAGCTGCACCACTGCAGGACTGGCCCCAGTGGCCAGCCTGGAGGGAGGGCATACTGCCACAGTTCGATCCTTCTGTTGGTGCACAGTTACTGCTCTGGAAACCTGGAGCTGTGGAGAAGACCTTTACAAAGAAAGGCGGCATGAAAGTGGTATCCTCTGTGCACCAGCGAGTGCGCATCCATAGTAGCCATTCTtacaagagaaggaaaaggtgatGCTGCCTTGGGAATTTACTTgatagtctgtgtgtgtgtgtgtgtgtgtgtctgtctgtctactgCCTATAGTAAATGTAATTAaactttatatataaaaacaagCCAGTTAGCAAACAGTAGGACAAATGCTGAGGATGGCATAATTCAGGTTTATattctaatacatttttaaaacccaTCTATTGAGTTAATAAATGTTGGGTTTAAAGAAGTAGATCTGATAGCAACTTTTTAGAAGTAGATAGCTGATGAAACTTAATAAAACCAGTGTTTTGGGCTGTTTTTTAAGTTCAGATTTTTACATTTGAAATTATCTTCATTGTTTATACAGCCAAACCAGACTATTGATTTGAGGAGCTTCTACTTCTTtaatatatctaatatattaCCTTGGAgtataaatgtaaatattctcATGAGTCTAAgtagaattatatatattttttgaaatgaatgagtatacctaaaatgagaaaaatatattcagtaaatatttgcatcTATACTTTAATACTATTTACTATTGGCGGAACAGTAAACAAGTGTTTTGCTGATGAAAAGGAAATTTCTCTTGCTAGATTCATTTTAAgacaatggctcaagtggcagagcacctgtctagcaagtgtgaggcctaagttcaaaccccagtgccaccaaagaagaaaatattcaagatgtttcaagtatgatatatttgatacacccccacccagcacaacaggaAAAACAATTAGAAGActcaaagtaaaatataaaaatgaaaatataatagtaggactatttttgttgttggtttttattttgttttttgcagtactgcagtttgaactctaGGAATAATAGTAGGactgtttttatttcaaaatagcctTTCAATTGTACTTTGtgataaaattttgttctatAGTATTTATccataattttaaatttgaagttttgtttattcttaatcatatcattctttcttttaaaaagtatttctgtaaagaatcttaataaaagaagttaatttttctaataaaaaaaaaaggttgtagcTTAGATTCTGATTCCTCCTATTTGAAAAAATTCCTGATTGGATTAAGTAGAGTGGCTTCTATTTTGCTATTTGCATCCAAACTGATGCTGTTGCAAAGAATCCATATTTGAAATGATGTTAATTCTTTATTAAATAAAGAGAGATATTATAATATCTGTGCATCTTAGGGTGAATAGAAGGAAAGAGGGTTAGGCTGTGGAGAAGCCTGTGTGTTTCCCTTTACCACAATCTTCCACAGACTTTCAAAGCTGGAATATATCTGATAAAAAATGTCTCAGTAGGTGGAGACATGGAGAACAGCAGGTAGGGCAACCCAGTCTCAAGCTTCTGATTCCATTGGTGGTTATTGTTATGACTTGTTACACTGGGTGAGGTATACTGTAAATTTGTTGACTACATTGCCACATCTTCAGACTCCAGGCTGGTGATGGTGAGAGAATAATCTGTCCCAGATCCATTACCACTGAACCTGGAGAGTACCCCATATTCCAAACTGTTAGCACAATAGATCAGAAGCCTAGAAGGTTTCCCAGGTTTTCTCTAATACTAGTTTAAGAAGTTGCCAATGGCGTCATTTGTCTGGCAAGTGATTGTGATTCTGTCTCCTTGAGTTGCAGACCGGGCAAATGAAGACTAGTTCATCTAGATATTTACATCTGACACCATGTCctcacaaatataaaaacaaatattcacaCAATTAATGATATTACAAGAGGATATTTCAGATTTGACAAGCATCATGGATGACAATGTGCTAATTCCCAGTGTTTTCCTTTCTTAACTTGGAGCCAGAGGAGCATGGGCCCAAGGACCTGAGCATGGGTCTTCATGTCCATACTGTGTTCAAACTGGGACTGACTCTCGGATAGTGTTTGATCTGTCTATTAAGAAGTCCTCCTGGAAGCTGGATGTACTCAAGTAACATATAAATCAGCAGGGTTGGGAAATGCTGCAGTGCTGTCTCATCTCAGTAACTCAGCATAAGCCATGTGTCTACCAGCTGTCATTTTTGAGACACTTGTCAAAACCTGAGAAGGACCTATTGACTAGATGTGATAAAATCTCTCCTAGGTGTATGAGATAAAGTAGAACATCATTGATTTTAGGAATACCCAGTAGTGTCATAGATGTCAAGTAAAAATGTAGCAAAGACAAATGGATGTTATTAGAAAACACATTGGATTGACTTTATAACAGATTTGTGAATTTggaaaatttcataaaatgaacaTAGCCACCTAGAACCTCTGGTCTAGTTTCTTAAGGAATGAAGGGATGAAGGCTTGTCCCTCTTGAGATGTGTGATGCTTTATAtaagtttcagtccatagttatCTTCATAGAAGAGATATCACAACAAGGTTCCCGCCCTCCATCTTTGTGAGAAGGTCAAAAGACTCCTTGCTGATATTTAGCTAGCTCCAAGGTGTCCTCAGTCCTTTCTTCAacagagaaaccaaaaaaatggGATAACATCATTTTCTTCCTAATTATACTTTCAGATTCCATGGGACTATCATATGCATCATTACCTCAATCACCTTCTAATAACTTCAGGTGCAGTGATTCTGCCAGCCCTGGGAGGACTCTGAGAGAAGAACCAAGGATCTGGGCATCAGAAAGATGAGTCTACTCCAAGTGAAGCCATACTAACTTAAGTATGGTGCCATTGGCTCCAGTTTCTGTGCACCTTGACATTTACCACTTGGACAGCCCATCCCTGTGGTCCTTATATTCTGAAGGTGCAGAATCTTTAGACTCTACTGGATGAGCTCCATGGTCAGGTTCCTCTGCCTCTTTATGAGGGGACTTTAGAGTAAGCATATTTTGTCCCAATATTATGAGCTAGAATGTTAGAATTTGATACAGAAATAATGTGTTTAATATGTGTTTTGTGTGTAACAGTGTGGTATACACAATGGTTATTATTTAACTCAGTAGAAAATTGTGTCACAGAGTCCAAAGTTAACAATGATGCAGTGGTGCAAACATCTTTGAACCTTAAGTTTTGCCTCCTTGAGGACAAATGAACACTTAGTGCATGGTTCCACCCCATGTCTTGCCTTCATTAGAAGTTCATGGAGGGGGGGCTTTCATGCTATGAAGAATAGATTTGCATGCCAGCTTTTCTGTGTGGATCTATATCATGGTTGTGTCACCTGTCATAACTTTGCTGTGAATGAGGATATCATTGACATTCATTTCTACCTCAATTCTTGTATGAACATAATGGAGAGAAATTTCAGAGGTCCTTAATATCTTTCATATATAAAGACAATGTGGTTCTTCAAATTCAGGAGGGAAAGTTTCTCTtaatcttttgagagaaacaaaGTTTTTGTTACTTGGATGGGGTGTTTTTTCTGGTTGCAGAGGGCAGATCATCCTGACCCAGTCTCCAGAGACCCTAGAACTAGTTCATGGTTCTTTTTTTATCTGTATCAACTATACAAACAGTGCACAGTTATGTGCCTTCATGGTCTGGTACTCAGAGAATCCTCAGGTGGCTCCCAGGTGAACATCTTTGGAAATTTTACTCAGGCCACTAGAAACTTTTCCAGGTCCAGAGGAAGGGGCACTTTATTTGACTTGTCTCTTACCAACCACATTGTGGAGAACAGTGAGTTGTTTTACTACCAGCATCACACCAGCTAGCCTTTCACAGTGAGAGATCCCCAAACAAAAATACCCCTTTTGGACTATTGACTCCTGTTTCCATAAAAGAAACCTACTCTATTGCAGAGATACAATGTGAGAGGTTTAAAAAGCCCATATTGTTGATATACAAATTCTCATAAAATTGTAAGAAAAGGCTTCAACTCTTAACAACAATATGGATAGAATAAGGTGCACAATTTAATCAATGCTTACTATGTACCATAAATTGAGCAAGGAAtatgactgaaagaaaaaaaattaaaatagtagaCTGAGACATTTAGATAAGAGTTTGGAGGTCAGGAAGCATGATTCAAGTGCTATGCAGCCTGCCATGCAAGTGcagggccctaaattcaagcctgAGTACTATAAAAAATGTGAGATTCTCAGTAGAAGACACATGAGTCAACTTCCTTCCAAAAAGAGGGATGTTGAAGATGAGGAAATGTGAAATAGAGTCAAAATCATAGTTACTTAGAAGAATACTAAGAGGAAATGAGGAGACTCCttccttggcaaaaaaaaaaaaaagcagaggacTATTCTCAATGGAAAAAGGCC
Protein-coding sequences here:
- the LOC109674039 gene encoding LOW QUALITY PROTEIN: WD repeat-containing protein 89-like (The sequence of the model RefSeq protein was modified relative to this genomic sequence to represent the inferred CDS: inserted 2 bases in 1 codon), whose translation is MEKIEEMFAGLHIVNRSLAPKEPTYLLGIDTSKTVQAGKGSLVAVLCSNGSIRIHDKETLNILREFSGYPGLLSGVKFGNSCNSVYSASTDGTVKCWDARVASEKPTQLFKGYPSNIFISFDINCKDHVICAGTEKVDDDALLVFWDARINSQDFSTARDPLGAYSETHSDDVTQVCFHPSNPNMVVSGSTDGLVNVFDISADDEEDALLATCNSASSVSHIGWSGKDYKQIYCMTHDEGFCWWDLNHLATDEPITRLNIQDVREVIDVKEGNLDCLIGGLYHEKMNKLFVVGGANTGRIHLMSCTTAGLAPVASLEGGHTATVRSFCWXAQLLLWKPGAVEKTFTKKGGMKVVSSVHQRVRIHSSHSYKRRKR